A stretch of Myroides oncorhynchi DNA encodes these proteins:
- the rpsF gene encoding 30S ribosomal protein S6, with translation MNHYETVFILNPVLSETQIKETVEKFEEFLTSRGAEMVAKEDWGLKKLAYEIQHKKSGFYHLFQYTAPAEIIINLETEFRRDERVMRFLTVALDKHAVSWAERRREKLKSKKA, from the coding sequence ATGAATCATTATGAAACTGTTTTCATCTTGAATCCCGTTTTATCTGAAACACAGATAAAGGAAACAGTAGAGAAATTCGAAGAATTTCTTACTTCTAGAGGAGCTGAGATGGTAGCTAAAGAGGACTGGGGCTTAAAAAAATTAGCTTATGAGATCCAACACAAGAAAAGTGGTTTTTACCATTTATTCCAATACACAGCACCAGCTGAGATCATCATCAACTTAGAGACTGAATTCAGACGTGACGAAAGAGTTATGCGTTTCTTAACTGTAGCTTTAGATAAACACGCTGTATCTTGGGCAGAGA
- a CDS encoding DMP19 family protein: MELKIVISEDAFKSQERYDIISSNISFINLVRDEGGLMGEVVHPDAILSYYVDYYLAQYKNGNFSQIVWNTQADFEFFETIAVGLEKMGAVANLALLTKQVEVLKGIDDVVLEAFCESDYFGTNPTRDLLKNDDFYGLEEDLVDLNAKWLRAHADLDVLSIEGMYQRAELLLDKKIER, encoded by the coding sequence ATGGAATTAAAGATAGTTATTTCAGAAGATGCTTTTAAAAGTCAAGAGAGATATGATATTATCTCTTCGAATATCTCATTTATTAACCTAGTAAGAGATGAGGGAGGGTTAATGGGAGAAGTAGTTCATCCGGATGCAATCTTAAGTTATTATGTAGATTATTATTTAGCACAGTATAAGAATGGTAACTTCTCTCAAATCGTGTGGAATACACAAGCTGATTTTGAATTCTTTGAAACAATAGCTGTTGGATTAGAAAAGATGGGAGCTGTGGCTAATCTAGCTTTGTTAACTAAACAAGTTGAGGTACTGAAGGGAATAGATGATGTTGTACTAGAAGCATTCTGTGAGTCTGATTATTTTGGGACTAACCCTACAAGAGATTTGCTAAAGAATGATGATTTCTATGGTTTAGAAGAAGACTTGGTAGATCTGAATGCTAAGTGGTTAAGAGCTCACGCGGATTTAGATGTATTATCTATAGAGGGGATGTATCAGAGAGCGGAGTTGTTATTAGACAAGAAAATAGAGAGATAA
- the priA gene encoding replication restart helicase PriA, whose product MNYFVEVIVPLALDPTFTYTVSEAEYEFIQVGMRVAVPFGRSKVYTAVVIEKHHRLPEYYEAKEINEIIDLTPVVTEKQIVLWKWLSDYYMCTIGDVYKSAMPSQLLLESETIIQFNPVSKISPDDLDDAEYLIYEALQVQSILKVEEIIAILNRKKVFPVINSLLEKKMIFLQEEMVEKYKPKQIRYVKLAEQYLVDNGLADLMEIVSRSEKQREMILKYFQLHAVHKKPITVKQLVEESESTSAIVKALITKGIFEEYYLNQDRVIFGDATQDVIELSDEQSKALWEIGQSLETKDVVLLHGVTASGKTEVYIKLIEKYIANEGQVLFLLPEIGLTTQIMMRLTNYFGNEVAVYNSKYSPSERLEVWDQVLNKSEKSKVIIGTRLSVFLPFQDLQLVVVDEEHEGNYKQHDPAPRYHGRDSAIILAKQHGAKVVLGSATPSLETYYNATQGKYGKVELMKRFTNVVLPEVVLVDIKDKYKRKQMTGHFSDVLINEINMALSLEEQVILFQNRRGFSPVVECVTCGAVPECPHCDVSLTYHKYQNELRCHYCGFTLPMPKQCMRCHSVDLSTKGFGTEQVEEELKELYPNKRIARMDQDTTRGKYGFEKLVEAFQARQIDILVGTQMLAKGFDFDNVNLVGIMNADNSLYHPDFRAHERAYQMMTQVAGRAGRKEKKGKVVIQTFNPYHNIIQQVTHYDYIGMYKEQMYERYNFKYPPFYRLVKLTLRHKEFEKLKESSFWLYNNLKEQLGIPVLGPEEPAINRIRNQYIRVILIKIPQNVPLVKTKENIRRILKSFEAIGQYRSVKVVANVDFY is encoded by the coding sequence ATGAATTACTTTGTTGAGGTTATTGTCCCATTGGCGTTAGATCCTACGTTTACTTACACAGTAAGTGAGGCAGAATATGAGTTTATCCAGGTGGGTATGCGAGTAGCTGTTCCTTTTGGTCGTTCAAAAGTATATACGGCTGTGGTGATCGAGAAGCATCATAGATTACCTGAATACTACGAGGCGAAAGAGATTAATGAGATTATAGATCTTACTCCTGTGGTGACAGAGAAGCAGATAGTACTGTGGAAGTGGCTGTCAGACTATTATATGTGTACGATAGGAGATGTGTATAAGAGTGCTATGCCGTCACAGCTACTGTTAGAGAGTGAGACTATTATACAGTTTAACCCAGTAAGTAAGATAAGTCCGGACGATCTAGATGATGCAGAGTATTTAATCTATGAAGCACTTCAGGTACAGTCTATCTTAAAGGTAGAAGAGATTATCGCTATACTGAATCGCAAGAAAGTATTTCCTGTAATTAATTCGCTTCTCGAAAAAAAGATGATCTTCCTACAAGAGGAGATGGTGGAGAAATATAAGCCTAAGCAAATACGCTATGTAAAGCTTGCTGAGCAATATTTAGTAGATAATGGTTTAGCTGACTTGATGGAGATAGTGTCTCGCTCTGAGAAGCAGAGAGAGATGATCTTGAAATATTTTCAGTTGCATGCAGTTCACAAGAAGCCGATTACTGTAAAGCAGTTAGTAGAGGAGTCAGAATCTACTTCAGCTATAGTAAAAGCTTTAATCACTAAGGGAATATTTGAAGAATATTATCTAAACCAAGATCGCGTGATTTTCGGTGATGCGACACAGGATGTGATAGAGTTAAGTGATGAACAGAGTAAAGCGCTGTGGGAAATAGGCCAATCACTGGAGACAAAAGATGTGGTCTTACTACATGGGGTAACTGCTTCAGGTAAGACGGAAGTATATATAAAGTTAATTGAAAAGTACATCGCTAATGAAGGACAAGTATTGTTCTTATTACCAGAGATAGGGTTGACCACACAGATAATGATGAGGTTAACTAATTATTTTGGTAATGAAGTAGCAGTGTATAATTCGAAGTATTCTCCTAGTGAGCGATTAGAAGTTTGGGATCAAGTCTTGAATAAATCGGAAAAGTCTAAAGTGATTATTGGTACACGATTATCTGTGTTCTTACCCTTTCAAGATTTGCAATTAGTGGTGGTAGATGAAGAACACGAAGGGAATTATAAACAGCATGATCCTGCTCCTCGTTACCATGGGAGAGATAGTGCAATTATTTTAGCTAAACAACATGGAGCTAAAGTAGTATTGGGGTCTGCAACACCAAGCTTAGAAACATATTATAATGCGACACAAGGTAAGTATGGCAAAGTAGAGCTGATGAAGCGATTCACAAATGTCGTACTTCCAGAGGTAGTACTAGTTGATATAAAAGACAAATATAAACGCAAGCAGATGACAGGGCATTTCTCAGATGTGTTAATCAATGAGATTAATATGGCGTTGTCTTTAGAGGAACAAGTTATCTTGTTTCAGAATAGACGTGGATTCTCCCCTGTGGTTGAGTGTGTGACGTGTGGTGCTGTGCCAGAATGCCCACACTGTGATGTGAGTTTGACGTATCACAAGTATCAAAATGAGTTGAGATGCCACTATTGCGGATTTACATTGCCGATGCCTAAGCAGTGTATGCGCTGTCATAGTGTTGATTTGAGCACTAAGGGATTTGGTACAGAGCAGGTAGAAGAAGAGTTAAAGGAATTGTATCCGAATAAGCGTATTGCACGTATGGATCAAGATACAACACGAGGGAAGTATGGCTTTGAGAAATTAGTAGAGGCTTTTCAAGCGAGGCAGATAGATATCTTAGTGGGTACGCAGATGTTAGCGAAGGGGTTTGACTTTGATAATGTAAACTTAGTAGGGATAATGAATGCAGATAATAGCCTGTATCATCCAGACTTTAGAGCGCATGAGCGTGCTTATCAAATGATGACACAAGTGGCTGGACGAGCTGGTAGGAAGGAGAAAAAAGGAAAAGTGGTTATTCAGACTTTTAATCCATATCACAATATCATACAGCAAGTAACACATTATGATTATATAGGGATGTACAAAGAACAGATGTATGAGCGCTATAATTTTAAGTATCCACCCTTCTATAGGTTAGTGAAGTTGACTTTAAGACATAAAGAGTTTGAGAAATTAAAAGAGTCTTCGTTTTGGTTGTATAACAATCTAAAAGAACAATTAGGTATCCCAGTGTTAGGACCGGAAGAGCCCGCTATTAATAGGATACGCAATCAGTATATCAGAGTTATCTTAATTAAGATACCTCAGAATGTACCACTAGTAAAGACAAAAGAAAATATTAGAAGAATATTAAAGAGCTTTGAGGCTATCGGACAGTATCGTTCTGTAAAGGTAGTGGCAAATGTTGATTTCTATTAG
- a CDS encoding immunity 22 family protein: MENTMTHIHVWIGTFIGSKEDFNQYLEVDKVRVKLDVGGSQFDRDIGLNWYDEDHIGVYYSAINLSLKAAVDEIIGASGMLEDIYNLCLSKGINEANTMLYYFNDDLEVVTSDRLSNGLVYIGVFEV, encoded by the coding sequence ATGGAAAATACGATGACCCATATTCATGTATGGATAGGAACCTTTATAGGAAGTAAAGAGGACTTTAATCAATATTTAGAAGTTGATAAAGTAAGAGTGAAATTAGATGTTGGTGGGAGTCAATTTGATAGAGATATTGGGTTAAATTGGTATGATGAAGATCACATAGGAGTATATTACTCTGCAATTAATCTATCGCTAAAAGCTGCAGTAGATGAGATAATAGGTGCTTCAGGTATGTTAGAGGATATTTATAATTTATGTTTATCAAAAGGTATCAATGAGGCAAATACAATGCTATATTATTTTAATGATGATTTAGAGGTGGTTACTAGTGATAGATTGTCTAATGGATTGGTTTATATTGGGGTGTTTGAGGTTTAA
- a CDS encoding DUF2147 domain-containing protein has protein sequence MKNFLTTLILVLAVSISAQAQSIVGKWKTIDDNTGKEKSIIEIYEKGGKYYGKVIKLLNPSKADPKCDNCTGSDKGKPIEGLVIIKDLEKKGNEYSGGRITDPESGKEYKCTVKLNGVDKLDVRGYIGISLMGRTQTWKKL, from the coding sequence ATGAAGAATTTTTTAACAACACTGATACTTGTATTAGCAGTATCAATATCAGCTCAAGCTCAGAGTATCGTAGGTAAGTGGAAAACCATTGATGATAACACAGGTAAGGAGAAATCTATCATAGAAATCTATGAAAAAGGAGGGAAGTACTATGGCAAAGTAATAAAACTATTAAATCCGTCTAAGGCAGATCCTAAATGTGATAACTGTACAGGCAGTGATAAAGGAAAGCCTATTGAAGGACTTGTTATAATAAAAGATTTAGAAAAGAAAGGCAATGAGTACTCTGGTGGTAGAATCACTGATCCTGAAAGTGGAAAAGAGTATAAGTGTACTGTGAAGCTAAACGGAGTAGATAAACTAGATGTAAGAGGTTATATTGGAATATCGCTTATGGGAAGAACACAAACTTGGAAAAAACTATAG